A single region of the Euryarchaeota archaeon genome encodes:
- a CDS encoding HEPN domain-containing protein, producing MNPRAGGRTRSEGRHHAITYWKKGARFARGARQCLESGEYDPAASNAINAVVNMTDAVCVHYLGVRSASESHHEALTLLATVTEMDVKARDGIARHLENLLGMKSLSQYEARLLTRTEAERAVEQMERASAAIKGLAERLGWAVVD from the coding sequence CTGAACCCGAGAGCGGGCGGCCGCACCCGCTCCGAAGGCCGCCACCACGCCATCACGTACTGGAAAAAGGGCGCTCGCTTCGCCCGTGGCGCGCGACAATGCCTCGAATCGGGCGAGTACGACCCAGCGGCATCGAACGCCATCAATGCCGTCGTGAACATGACCGATGCCGTATGTGTGCACTACCTCGGCGTCCGTAGCGCCAGCGAGAGCCATCACGAAGCATTGACGCTCCTCGCGACCGTCACCGAGATGGACGTGAAAGCGCGGGACGGAATCGCCCGCCATCTTGAGAATCTCCTCGGGATGAAAAGCCTCTCACAATACGAGGCGAGACTCCTCACAAGAACCGAGGCTGAGCGGGCCGTGGAGCAGATGGAAAGGGCGAGCGCGGCGATCAAAGGACTCGCGGAAAGACTCGGATGGGCCGTCGTGGATTGA
- a CDS encoding nucleotidyltransferase domain-containing protein: MHPITWSEALLGTRAKVRILRLLASDIATARTGGEIARALDMSPNTVNLALKALRDEGILEFRRLGGANAIRMRSDLTVTKTLVAFFDGERETLRSVSRCVAEALPKGVVCYLFGSTARSDAKRQSDIDLLIVAQTQGEADEAMHRVREAVSKIIPSKIDIIALGAREAKEKSRSSLLENVRREGRRLSHADLEDLF, encoded by the coding sequence ATGCATCCTATTACATGGTCTGAGGCGCTTCTCGGCACCCGAGCCAAAGTGCGGATACTTCGGCTCCTTGCAAGCGATATCGCGACCGCGAGGACCGGCGGTGAGATAGCGCGCGCTTTGGACATGAGCCCGAACACGGTGAATCTGGCGCTGAAGGCGTTGCGCGATGAAGGCATCTTGGAGTTCCGGCGGCTTGGAGGCGCCAACGCGATCCGCATGCGCTCCGACCTCACCGTGACTAAAACGCTTGTCGCATTCTTCGACGGTGAGCGCGAGACCCTGCGCTCAGTTTCGCGCTGCGTTGCCGAGGCCCTGCCCAAAGGCGTGGTCTGCTATCTCTTCGGGAGCACCGCGCGATCAGACGCCAAACGCCAGAGTGACATCGACCTCCTGATCGTGGCCCAGACGCAAGGTGAAGCGGACGAGGCGATGCACCGTGTGCGCGAGGCGGTTTCGAAGATCATTCCCTCCAAGATCGATATCATAGCCCTCGGTGCCAGGGAGGCAAAGGAAAAGAGCCGTTCATCGCTCCTTGAGAACGTGCGTCGCGAAGGACGAAGGCTCTCTCACGCCGATCTGGAGGACCTCTTCTGA